The sequence GATGCAGTGCAAATAATATTTTTGATATTGTTGTGGGGTATTCCGATCATCCGTTTTATGAAGATTTATAGAAAGCTGGAAAAAGAGGAGCAAGAAGAAATAAAAGCATCATTTAAAAATCCCTTATATTATCTAGGAGATGGATTTGGGCACCTTGGTCTCCTTTTGATATTTACCGGAATGATTATAGCTGTTCCGGTCGTCCAGCATATCGGTGCAGCCCTGCTTTTCGTAGGATGGTTTTATGGAGGTGTTGAACTATTGGATGTTAGCTATAAGAAAAGTGCCGGAGTGATCTCCTTTTCAGTTATAGCAACAGGTGCTTATTATTTCTTTTTGATATAACTGAATTTCTGAGAGTATGGAGGATACATGATAAAAGTTCAAAATATAATACCTAATTTCTCTCTTTTGCTAGTCTTAATAATTATTAATATATCTTCTATTCCAGCATACATAAAAATGATTTTTGCTATCTTTGCCATAACTTTTATATTTCCGGCTGGCCGGGAGATTATGTTCAAAAGCAAACTTAGAAAGGTAAGAGTCGCTTTATATACCTCAATTGTTTTTTCATTTGGATTAATCTTTATTTCTAGTTTAATGAGTTTTTCTATCGATGAGGAAATCTTTGCTGGATTTTTGTTAGTTTTTTTCTTTAGTTCTATTGGGGTTTTTTGTTATGGAATACCAGCTTCCATCCTCGCAGAAGTGATTTCCACTCGCTATGTGAAGAATCGTAAGCTGGTCTCCGGTTTAATCCACATTGGTTTGGGACTTTTTACTGTGTTTTTCGGACTGTTGTCAGAAGACCTGGAACCCGGCGTCTTTATTCTGCCAACTATATGTTCTGCCATTTTCTTTTTAATTGATGAGTTTACAAGGAAAAATGCTTAGAGTGGCCTCTAAGCATTTTTATATTACTGAATATTAATCAATGAACCATTTTTAAAAGTAACCAGGACCCGCTGTCCGGCTAACTCTTGATACTGCCCTGCTGTTCCGTATGATACTTTTAATGGAATCGCCTTGCCATCCGTCTCGAACTCGACGGTAAAGTTATCGGCTGCTCCATTAACGGTCGCTTCCATAACTTCTGTTTTACCCGGGATGACAAGGTGTTGGCCAATTAATACCATATCTTTTTTTAAACTATTGGCCGTCTTTAATTCTTTAAGACTTACACCAAAACGCTGAGCGATATTGAAAAGTGTATCCCCGGCATTGACTTCATAAAAACCTTCGTTTGTGTCATGACCATGATTTGGCACAAATAATGCTTGTCCAACATAAATGGAATCTTTGACTAATTTATTCTCTTTCTTCAAAACTGTTACGGTCACACCGTATTTTTTTGCCAGAGAGAACAGGGTATCGCCTTTTTTTACGATATAGGTCCCAGCTTCAGACTCTACAGGTACCTCGAGTTTCTGTCCGGTTATGATGAAATCTGAAGATAAAGCATTCACTTCCTTCAGCATTTCAACCGATGTATCATATTGCTTTGCCAGGCTGTAAAGTGTATCGCCTTTTTTTACTGTATAAAAGGATCCGACAGCATCTGTTTTCTTTTGGCCGACTCCGATCAGCAAACCTGCAGCAACCGATCCGGCAACAGCTGCACCGATCAATTTTCGATTCCTTTTCAAAGTTTTTCTTCTTTTTTCTTCTCTAATTCTCTGTTTTCTGGTTTGTCTGTAGGTAATCAAGTCTTCTTCTCCCCCAATGAAAAATAAACTCCTTTACAAAAATTCGTTATATAAAAGGTTTTTATGTACATAAATATGGGTATATAGGAAAGTTTTTCTGCAACAAATAGTTGTACTTTTCAAAAAACTTTACGAAACCTTGTCCCTATTGCTTTTTTCGTGCATATATCCTCAACCAAGCTAATAAAATGTTACAAACCTGACAAAGAGAGTGTTTGAGGTGAGGAATCGTTTGAACAAATATGAGGATTCAGCCGGGGACATGATTATTCATAGTAATTTTCAGAAGGGAATCTCCTTCTGCCGCAACCAATCACTTATTGCGGAAAGCAGTATTGGCCGATAGAAGCGAGTCTCATTTCACACTTCTCACATCCAATTTAGGGAGGGCGAGTGGTGTGCACGATTACATCAAAGAGAGAACAATCAAGATTGGAAAGTATATCGTGGAGACGAGAAAAACAGTTCGCGTCATTGCGAAGGAGTTTGGCGTGTCCAAAAGTACAGTCCATAAAGACTTGACAGAAAGATTGCCTGAGATTAACCCTGACCTTGCCAATGAAGTAAAAGAAATCCTGGATTACCATAAATCGATCCGCCACTTAAGAGGCGGGGAAGCCACGAAATTGAAGTACCGCAAAGAGGAAAGGGAAGAAGAACCTGTGAAGTGAAAAAATCCGAATTAAACAGATTGGA comes from Mesobacillus jeotgali and encodes:
- a CDS encoding LysM peptidoglycan-binding domain-containing protein, whose translation is MITYRQTRKQRIREEKRRKTLKRNRKLIGAAVAGSVAAGLLIGVGQKKTDAVGSFYTVKKGDTLYSLAKQYDTSVEMLKEVNALSSDFIITGQKLEVPVESEAGTYIVKKGDTLFSLAKKYGVTVTVLKKENKLVKDSIYVGQALFVPNHGHDTNEGFYEVNAGDTLFNIAQRFGVSLKELKTANSLKKDMVLIGQHLVIPGKTEVMEATVNGAADNFTVEFETDGKAIPLKVSYGTAGQYQELAGQRVLVTFKNGSLINIQ
- the spoIIID gene encoding sporulation transcriptional regulator SpoIIID encodes the protein MHDYIKERTIKIGKYIVETRKTVRVIAKEFGVSKSTVHKDLTERLPEINPDLANEVKEILDYHKSIRHLRGGEATKLKYRKEEREEEPVK